The DNA sequence TAATATAAGGTTGTTTGAATATAGAAGTTGATGAGACCTGTGCAAACTCGCTTTCCGTGGGCGGCTGGTGAGCCTCCTTGACCTGCGGTCTGCGGGGTCTCACCCCTGCCTTTGATCCCACAGGAACGAGCGTTACTTCGTCGCCTTATGCTTCGAGTTGTCTCGACGGATACGCTCCAAAGCATATGCTCGTAGAGGAAGAGACAGTTACCTCGCTTGCTCCGGTCTCATCAACTTTCCCTATAATGAGGGATATTGAATATTAATGCAACGAAACAGCAAGTTTTTCACTTTTTCAGTGTCCTCAAAGAAAGAACACCACTTTTTCAGTGGCCTTTCATCGGTTTACTAGTCACTCTCCTATGCAAAAAAAAGAACCGTGCATATGGTGTAGTATCGCGTGAAATGTGAGGAGGGGATTTTGTGAAAGGGCAACAAGATTTAATCAATATATTCGTAGATAAAGTTTTGGAAAAGCACAACGTAAAACCAGAGACAGCTGAATTAAAAGATGATGAAAAGAAAAGAGTGAGAGATATCATCGAAAATATTCAAGAGGATGTAAGTCGTTTTCTAGAAAATTATGAAAAGCAAACGACAGAACATGATGTTCAGGAAGAGCAAACAGCAGAGGCTTCTGAGCAGGGAGATGCTACGATCCAAAAACCTACAACAAAGCCAAAAATCTTTTATAATAAAGACGAAAATTAAATTGTATGCTCACCCTGATTACTTCGTCCAATCTAAATGACTAACTCCACATACAGTGTTACTGAAAACACAAAAAGGAGGAATTAAAGTGAATCAGGAAGTATATCGCTCAACAGACTCAAAAGATAAAAAGTGGAATGCTTTAGATCCAATCAGTAAGCACCCGCTTTGTGATACGCAAGATGAAACGCAAGATGCAGCGAACAAAAATAAAACATTACAGCTCAATGAAGAATATATTTTAATTAAAGATTCATGTGATGTAACAGTGAACTCAACTGATACGAAAGCAGCGGTTAACCTTCAGATTGGTCTACAAGCTGCAATTGCAGTTTTAATTAGCATCTCAGTAGCAAGCTCAGAGACTGCTGAAAAGTTAACACAAGAGCTATTACAATCATCTAAAGTGAAGCAAATTTCTCGCCAGCAAACAATCGTAGAAAACTCAAGAAATGTTGATGTTTCAACTACAGATACGCAAGCAGCAGTTAACATTCAAATTTTACTACAACTATTATTAGCATTAGCTGTGAAGTTAGATATCCTTTAATTAAGTTGGAAGTAATAAGCCTGCACCTTATATGGTGCGGGTTTTTACTATACCTGAGTCCGTTACTGGCGGACGCACCCTAAAAATTTGTTACAAAATTCAATAATACTTGCTTCAAAAATGGTATCACAGCACGTAGGATTTAATTGAAATTTGGTAATCATAGTCCCTGGTTCCCAACAATTAAACGGATCTATTATGCTTTTTCCTCTTGATCCAATATTATAAAATGTGATTTGAAGCCTGAAAAAATAGTATGATAATCAGGATTTTAAGAATCTAAAGAACAGTTCAAAGTTCATAAACGAAGTTGATATGACAGGAATCTAGGAGACTCCTGCGGGAAAAGCGAGCCTGGCGAGATCCCACAGAACGAAACGGAGTGGAGTTTGAGGAAGCTCGCGGTTCGTTCGCGGAAAGCGAGTAGATGCTGGCATATCAACTACTATCACGGATTTAGGTATAGTATCAAGTAAGAATTTTCCTATAAAAATATCAAATCGTCTACTCACCACGCTGTAAAAAAAGTAAAATGAAGAGAGGGCTTTGTTTACAAAAAAGAATTGCATAACAAAAACGGATAGTAGGGGGCGGTATTAAAATGAAATCTCTATCAGTAATATTTGTTTTGTTATCTATGATTACCTTTAGATCTTGTGGGGAGGCGCAAGCACATTCAGATGTCACGCTAACCTTAACCCCGTCCTACGTAGAAGATACTCTTTATTTAACACCAGTGATTACCTATTTAGGGGATAATCTAACAACATTTATTTATGTTAATGAAATGGCGTATATTGAGCGTGTGGAAACTGATGAGGAAGAGGTTATATATGAGCATGACGATTCAGGTTTTGATGTAGACCAAAGACTAGAGCTTGATGAAGAAGATGAAGTAGCAGGGAATACAGTTGTTCTAGAAGGGATTGAACCAGGCTTTTATGTCGTTCATTTAGTTGCCGATTTTTCAACCGAATTGGAAGAGGGAATGGAACAAGACTTTTCTCATCGAATGAGACAAACGATTGAAGTGAGGGATTAAGTAAATAATTTTATTTGACAAGTAGGTGTGACGATGACAGAGAAGCCGTTAATTACCGTGATTGGTAGTTTAAATATGGATATGGTGACGACCGCGAAAACAATGCCAAGGGAAGGGGAAACGATTCATGGAGAGTCGTTTAAAATGGTTCCTGGTGGAAAGGGTGCAAACCAGGCCATCGCTGCTGCCCGACTAGGTGGTCATGTGCAATTTATTGGCATGGTAGGAGATGATCCGTTTGGTCACCATTTAATAAAGGTGTTAAAAAATGAAGGGATCAAACGTAATGAAGTGAAAATTGTTCCAAATACGAGTACGGGAGTTGCGACAATACTACTTTCCGAAAATAACAATCGAATTATTGTAACAGAAGGAGCAAACGGCTACGTTACTAAAGCGTATTTAGAAAAATTGAAAGAGAGAATACTAGAGAGCACGATCGTTTTAATACAATTTGAGATTCCTTTAGAAGCGATATACTACACGTTAGAAATATGCACACAAAATAATATTCAAGTGGTCATTAATCCAGCGCCAGCAAAGCAACTGCCAACTTCAATGTGGAAAAAGGCAACGTTTATTACTCCGAATGAGACAGAATTGAAGGAGCTGTTTACAGCAAGAGCAAGGGAGCATTTAGGAGAGAAATTGATTGTTACTAAGGGGGAAAATGGGGTTGTATTTAAAAGTCATGGAGAAGACATACATATTCCATCCTATCCAGTAGAAGTAGTTGATACGACAGGAGCGGGAGATACTTTTAACGGTGCATTCGTAGTTGCCTTAACCGAAGGAAAAAGTATAAAAGATAGCGTCAACTTTGCAAATGCTGCTGCCGCACTCTCGATAAAAAAATTTGGTGCGCAAGGTGGTGTGCCAAATAGAATAAAATTAGATGAATTTTTAAATCGCTTAAGACCATGAAAGCCCTTTCACGGCGCGGTTTTAATCGACTTTTTCATTACTATTTCATATAAAAATGATGGAGGAAATCACATGTGAAAACGGCCCAAACCATTGCCATTAAAGGAAAAACTTGTTTACACTTCCAAATACAATATGTTATTATCAAAAAGTAAATGTTTTGAAATCGAAAAACGTTTTAAGGCCTCAGTAAGGCAGAAATAGTTTTACGGTATTCAAAGATTTAACTTTCATTTATATTAAGGAGGCCGTTAACATGACTGGCAAAGTAAAATGGTTTAATTCAGAAAAAGGATTTGGATTTATCGAGCGTGAAGGTGGAGACGACGTATTTGTACACTTCTCTGCAATTCAAGGGGAAGGCTTCAAAACATTAGAAGAAGGCCAAGAGGTTGAATTCGAAATCGTTGATGGCGATCGTGGTCCACAAGCTGCTAACGTAGTAAAACTTTAATTTTTAACAATACATCAAAAGCTTACTCTTGATATTATCAGGAGTAGGCTTTTTTAAAATATGTAGGCAACTAAATGCACCCTCACTAGGTGAGGGGAGACAGTGTGGCTATCTCATAAGCTAAAAAAGTGTAAGTATTGGGTATACACGACTCACGCCATTATAGATTCCCACTTATAGTAGTGATTGCGAGGGCTCCGCACATTGTTTAAGCATTTAGAAAGTAGAAGGTAGGTGTGTCGATTGGATCAATCGTTTCAAGACATCATCGTGGGTGTCCATGGAGAAAAAGGGAAGGAATGGCTTACCCATTTTTCCACCCTCAAAAAAGAAGTTGAAGATAGGTTTGAGATAAATATAGAAGAAACATTTAAGCTATCCTATAACTTTGTGGCAAAAGCTGTACATAGAAAAACGAAAGCGCCAGTTGTCGTGAAAATGGGTGTTCCGAATGAAGAGTTGACATTGGAAATGCTAGCGTTACAAGCCTTTAACGGAAGGGGAGCGATTTCGCTAATCGACAAAGATGATTCCTTAGGTGCATTTCTATTACCATATATTCAAGGGGAGCAACATGGTTCATTAACAAATGTGGAAGCGACCATTGCTGTTATGAAAGATCTTCCTATTATAGAAAAACAGATTGACCACTTTCCTACAGTGCATAAATTGTTTCAAGCCTTTCATAAGCATAGAGTAAGAAATGGTGGAACTTCTGGCGTCATTGATCCGGTTATTTTCCATGAAGCAGAACGTATGGTAGACGACCTTCTTTCATCAGAGAAATATAGATGTTTATTACATGGAGACCTTCATGGTGGGAATATTATGCATGATCGGTTACAGTGGATCATGCTTGATCCAAAGGGTGTAGCTGGTGAGCGGGAATTTGAACCGGCACAATTTTTCTTAAATGCACCATTGGATTTATTGGCTAATAGTAAAGTAATGGACGGATGGTTACGTAAATTTGAGAGTACTCTTCATTTAGAGCGTAATAGAGTTCTCGCCTGGGCATTTTGTAAAGGGGTTTTATCAAGTGTATGGTCCATAGAGAGCAATGAACAGAATTGGCAATGGGCTATAAAAAGAGCAGAAATCATTAAAAGTTATATGTGAATGCTATATGAAGCAAGGAAGGATAGACATGAATAAACATGGATTAGTCATCATTGCCATCTTTTTGGGTGGTGCTTTAGGTACGTTATTTCGTTACTTTATCAATATGCAAGTAGTGGACTTACTTTTTCCGCTAGGAACTGTAATGGAGAATATTGCGGGGAGCTTTCTTTTGGGAGCACTGACCGCATACATATTAGTGAAAAAAGTAAACCCAATAATAAAAGAGGGACTTGGAGTAGGCTTTTGTGGTGGGTTTACAACGATGTCTACATTAGCGGCAGATACTGTATTTTTATCAACCGAATCATCTATGATTTCTTTAGTCATCTACATAACGCTTTCGCTATTTGGTGGCATTACCGCAGCCTATTTAGGGATGGGGTTAAGTACGGTCATGTTGAAAAAAGCGGTAAAGGCGGGTGACATCGAATGAACATCTTGTTTGTTGCCTTAGGTGGCGGAATTGGTGCTGTTTGTCGCTATTTTCTAGGAGTATGGCTGAAAACAAATACGAAGGAGCGTTTTATCCCGACAGCCATGCTCATAGTGAATGTTTTAGGGTCATTTGGACTTGGGTTATTTTTGAACATCGTATATGGTGCAATTCCACTATTAGTAGATGCTGAGCTTCCGTTTCTGCTGATAGGTATTGGCTTTTTTGGTGCCTTTACAACGTATTCCACCTTTAGTGTTGAGGCTGTGACACTATTACAGAAGAAGAAGTGGAAGGCATTTACGAGTTATGTTGTACTTTCTATTGGAGGAAGTATAGCTGCATTTATCATTGCTTTTACAATAATATAAATGAAGAAGCGAGTGAATGGCTACGAAGCGATTCACTTTTTTTTATTTTATATCGCCTTAAAAGATTTATAGCTTAAACTTTACCCTCCTCTTCTACGGTAAGCCAACATTGAATCGTGATGATCTTTGTGGTTCCTTTAGCTCATTTGGTTAAGACTAGGCAAGAAATTGCCACTCTTTTTACAGGAGTATCCTTTTCCAAAAATTCCTCCTTTAAACTAATCTTGATAGTCGAAAAAAGATGAATTATGAAACATAATAGTACACCAAAATTGTTCTATATATAAAACAAAAATAACAGTAAAAATTTCCAAATCGTTAGAATATTGAAGGTATAAGTAGTTATCAGGAGAATTGTGTTCTTAATAACGAAAAAACCGTTGAATATGGTGTTTTTCTTTTCATTTTACATCGCCTATACTATGGGTACAAATTCGTTATAAAGAACTTTAAGGTGATTTATTCTTTATAACGGTTGTTGTTTTTATGAAAAATATGAACCGTTTTATTTTGATATGGGGAGAATGCTCCCTTGATTGATTTGGTTGGATTCTTTGCAGGAGCAAAGATTCACATAAATAATACATACCCGTTAAGGGTCGAAAGGGAGGAATTATTTTTATGAGTATTAAGAAAAAGTTAAGCATGGGAGTTCTGACTGCTGCGCTAGGTTTAGCATTGATCGGAGGAGGAACATTTGCCTACTTCAGTGATACTGCAACTCAAACGAATACGTTTGCATCAGGGACAATTGATTTAGATGTCGATCCAGAAGTGCAAGTAGCTATGTATAACTTGAAGCCTGGGGATTGGATGCCTAGAAGCTTTGAGCTTCAAAACAACGGGTCGTTAGATATTAAATATGTAGACTTAAATACTGAGTACTCTGTAACTGACTCAGACGGTGATGCAGTTGTACCTGGCCTTGCTGACGAATATGCTAAACAATTAATTGTTCAATTCTTAAATAATACAACTGGTGATGAAGATTACGAAGTATTGTTTGAAGTATCATTGTATGACTTAGCTAACTTAACACCAGAAGACTTAGCTACAAAGATTGATGTTGATACTGTGATGACACATCCAGGTATTTGGATTCCAGTATTTGGAGGAGGGTTCTGGTTGAAACAACCTCAATATGAAGATATTTCTGAAGAAATCACTGGTATAGCTGCTGGTGATACTGCAGACTTCGACGTACAGTTCCGCTTCAATGACACTGGTGAGCGTCAAAACGACCTTCAAGGGTTAAACTTAGAGCTTACTTGGACATTCGAAGGATTCCAAACTGATGGTGAAGAAAGATAATTTCAACGAAAAGTGGAAAGGCGAGTTTATCTCGCCTTTCCCCCTATTTATTTCTTATCATACATTTACAAGTTGATTGTATATAGATGATAGGAAATAAAGTGTTATTGATAGACCGATACATAAAGGGGAGGAATGTACGGTGAGGAGTACACGTTCCAAAAGGTATAGAAGAAGGTTCAAGAAGATTGGTATGACAACCCAAGTGCTAGTCATCATGTACGCAGCTGTAGCTTCTACTTCTGTGTTATCTTCAGGGACCGTAGCGTACTATAGCAACCAGTCGTCAGCAAGTACAACAATATCTTCGGCAGCTTATTGGTGGGATGGTAGCAACCTAGACTTTATAGGTAAAAACACTCAAAATGTGAAGGCATGTGCACCTATCGAAATTACTGTTGAATTAAAGAATAAGGGCTTTGACATGACAGAGACTACCGTGTTTGAAGTTTATTTTGCTGCAACCGGAAACCCTGAACAAAATGGTGATAAAGATGGGGAAGGCACTGTTGAAAAACTGAGTGCGGGGGAAATAACGAACCTTACGTATACGGCTGAGAAAGATGGTTTTTATACATTTAAAGTTTATCAACTGCCAGGGTTTGAAGATAACTACGACGAAATTCAGGAAATATGGAGTGAGAAGGTCCATGTAAACTGTAATGCGGCAAAGAATGAAGTTGAAATAGAGGAAGACGATATCGAAATAGAATCTGAGCAGGAGTCTGAAACAAATGAGGAAGAGGATCAAAAGTCGCTGCAAGAAGAGAAAGCAAAGAAAGAAGATGAACTAGAAGATACATCAGATAATAAAAAGGAAAAAGAAGAAAATGATAAAGAAATGAAAGAAGACAGTGATGACGCAGAAGAAAAGATAGAAAAAGAAGAGGATAAAAAAGAGAAATCAGAAGAGGAAGTTAAAACAAAGGATATAGAAAAAAAGGATGAGTCTAAGGAGAAGAAGGAAGGGGAATAATCGATGAAATATTTAAAAGTGGCCAAAAAAATAGCGAGCGGATTAGTTACTTTTACCCTCTTTGTTTCCCTTATCGCCATGGTGTTCATTGTTATCTCTACGAAAGCATCTGGAGGAGAGCCAGAGCTGTTTGGGTATCAAATAAAAACGGTTTTATCTGGTTCGATGGAGCCTGAATTTAAAACAGGATCGATTATCGCTGTAGAACCAGGTGGAGATATGACGAGGTTTCAAGAAGGAGACATTATTACCTTTGTTGAGAGAGATAATATATTAATTACTCATAGAATAGTAGACGTTGTTCATAGTGGTGAGTACTTGATGTATGAAACTAAAGGAGACGCTAACAACGCGCCAGACAGTAGCTTAGTGTTATCTGATAATGTTGTGGCTCATTATACAGGCTTTACGATCCCGTATGTTGGCTATGTTGCAAGCTTTGCACAATCAAGAGAAGGAAGTGCACTTCTTCTTATCATACCTGGATTGATTTTATTCTTCTATGCTGCATATTCGATTTGGGATGCGATATCTCAGCTTGAAAAGAAAAATAAGAAAAAGGAACGCTTAGATAAGGTGGATGAGGTAGAGGATCCTATATAAAATTTTATTAATGGTGGTGCGAGCCGCCGAATAGAGGGTGATGCTATGCAAAGGAAAATGAAAATAGTTTTTGTAGCAACGACGGGTTTTTTAGTAGCTCTTCTCTTTATCATGAGTGTTCAATATAACAATCGAACGTTTGCAGACTCTAATCCTGTGAATATTACAACGACACCTCATAGCGTTCTTTTTGAAGTCGATAATATGAAGCCAGGAGATTGGGCTGATCGACAGCTAACGATACAAAACCGTGGAGATGTTGACTTCACGTACCACATGGAAGTAGAGAAAACGAGTGGATCCGATAAATTATATCATGGTCTAGCCTTGGAAGTTTATGATGGTAGCGAGCTATTGTACGAAGGAAGCTTAGGGGGATTTACTGGCTTTGAACCACGCTATTTAGAAGCTTTACATGAAGAGGACTTTTTACTAACAGTGAGATTTCCAACAGAACTAGGAAATGACTATCAAGGCTTAGATGCTGAAGTGGAATTTACCTTTATAGCAGAGGAAGTAATAAACGGAACAGAAGATGATGAAGATACAGAACAAAGACGAATTGATGATGCCTCGTTAGAAAAAGAACCGCAGGAAGGGGATATACTCCCAACTACTGCAACAAACACATACAACTATTTGCTCATTGGTATCATTGCGCTCATCGCCGGAATTGCCTTCTTCCTTTGGAGTCGCAAAAAAAAGATGAAAATAGATAGCTAAAAAATTTACCCCAAGCATTTCACTCCGTATGTGTGAAATACTTGGGGTTTCATTTAAAAGGAAAATATCCTTTTAACTACTCCTTTTTCTTATCGTCCGAGTCGTCCATTCTTTCTTCCAACTCTCCATTTAGCTGTTCACTTAAATCTTCGCGTAAATCATCATAAATTTTTTCCTTAAACTCTTCATACACTTCTTCTTTAATGTCGTCGTATACTTCTTCTTTCACTTGTTCGTATACTTCTTCCTTAATTTCCTCGTAAACGTCCTCTTTCATGTCATCGAGCATATTGTCTTTTACTCTATCGTACATTTCGCTATGAACTTCCTTCTTTATTTTTCTCGTGCGCTTCCGTCGCGTCCATAGCTGTTCCGCTCTCGTATCTCTACTCATCATCATGAGTAACGAGAAGATCATAATGACCATGATAATGGCAAAGGGGAGCGCGGCGACAATCGAAGCGGTTTGCAGTCCTGATAATCCTCCACTTACTAACAACACACTTGCTGTTGAAGCGATCAGAAAGCCCCAAACGACTTTTACCCATAGCTTTGGATCAAGACTACCTTCACTAGATAAAGCGGCTAACACATACGATGCAGAGTCTGCTGATGTGATAAAGAAAATGATGATTAAAATAACCGCTAATCCACTCATTATCATCCCAAGTGGCAGTTCATTGAGTGTAACAAACAGGGCAACCTCAACATTTTCCAACACAAGGTTTGCGATATGATCATTTCCACCCATAATCATGTCTAAGGCGGTCCCACCAAAGGCCGTAAACCAAATGACCGCTAATAATGAAGGAACGATAAGCACCCCAGCAACAAATTCGCGAATCGTTCTTCCACGTGAGATACGGGCGATAAAAATACCCATAAATGGTGCCCACGAAATGTGCCAAGCCCAGAAAAAGATCGTATACATCCCGAGCCATTCTCCGTCACCAAATGGATTTAAGTCAAGACTCATTTGTGTGACATTGGCGATATATCCGCCTATTGTCGATACGACACTTTCCGCAATAAACAGCGTTGGTCCAAAAATAATCACAAAAACAAGTAATAGCCCTGCGACAGTTAAGTTGATCGTACTTAAAATTCGTATGCCTTTATTAACACCTGTTGCAGCTGAAAAAATAAATAGTACTGTCACAATAGCTATAACGGTAAGTTGAGTTGCAGGATTATTCGGAATCGTACCTGTTAAGTGAGATAATCCCCCGGTAATTTGCAACGCACTTAATCCGAATGTTGTAGCAACCCCTGTAGAGGTAGCTAAAACAGCTAATACGTCAATCCCTTTTCCTAATGGACCATAAATACGATCTCCTAATATTGGTTGAAAGGCAGAGCTAATTAAGGCCGGTTGATCTTTTCTGAACTGAACGTAGGCAAGTGTTAATGCAACTAATGAGAAAATCGCCCACGGATGCAGCGCCCAGTGAAATACAGCATATCGAAGCCCAGCAGCGGCTTTATACTGATCTGCAGCATCAACATAATCTGGATGTGGATCTAAGAAATATAAAGCAGGCTCAGCAACGCCCCAAAATACAAACCCCACACCAATACCTGCAGAAAAAAGCATACCTAGCCAAGTATAAAATTTATATTCTGGCCTTTCGTCAGGCTTCCCTAAGCGGAGTTTACCAAACGGACTAATAGCTAAAAATAAAACAAATACAATAAAAAAGGCAGTACATAACATATAAAACCAGCCGAAGTTATTCAAAGTTAAAGCTAAAGCGTCGTTAGATACCCTCTCTAAATGCCCAGGTGCGATAAACCCCCATAAAACGAAAAGGGCGACAATTGGAGCGGATATAAAAAATACAATATTCGTTTTCTTCGTTTCATACTCAAATTTGTTATTGTCCAATGTTTTTTGTCACCTACCTTTGAAGTAGATGTCCTCCTTTCATGTTAGCTAATTTGCCATATATTCTATTCCCATAAGTAGTAAAATTAAAACGAGGATACTTACTTCGTTTATAGTTGGAGGAAATGGCAAAAAATATGTATGCGAAAAAGTAAGGTTGACTTAGGGCACTGAAAAAGTGAAAGAACATGAGGCCACTGAAAAAGTACAAAACAACTTTTTCAGTGCCTTTTATTTGTATTGCAATGGCTACGTTCGTTGCGCGCCTGATAGGATAAACCCACTCCTATCAGGCTTTTAAACGATTGCAACGACTTCGCACATTGCTTATGGGCACTGAAAAAGTGAAAAAACGCCACTTTTTCAGTGCCCTGAAAGAACATCACTTTTTCAGTGCCCTTAAAGTCAACCTCACAGAGTTGATACGAGTCTATTTAACGCTTCCATTCTTCATAAAGCTGTTTTTTTACTACTTCTTTTTGAATGGCGTTCACAAAGGCTTCAAGACGAGCGTTTATATTTTCATCAAATTCCAAACTTGTTGGCGCTTCTTTGTTACTGATAGCAAATTGCTGTGGTATGACAATACCATGCAAATTTCTGAAAACAAGCCTCAAGTGATTAAGTGTATTTGTACCTGCCTTTAACCCTCCGGTAGTCGTTAGTAGTGCGATAGGTGTTTGTTCAAACTCTTTAAAGCCGAGGTAATCCAAAAAATTTTTAATGGCACCTGTATAGGAGCCGTGATACTCTGGAGCACCGACAATGACGCCATCAGCCTCTCTTAGCTGTTCACGTACTGGCTCTAGTTGTGTTGGAAAAGGAGCATCAGGATCGTAGATTTCTAGATGTAACTCTCTTACGTCAATCATTGTAGTATTTTGTCCATTTTTATTTAAGCGGTCTTCTACATTTTCTAATAGCTTTTTTGTGAACGAGTCACTGCTCATACTACCATTAATCATTACGATCGTGCTATCATTCGTCATGATTGTTACCTCCTCTATATTTTTATATGGAAAAACGAGACTAATGTGATGTAAACGGAGAGTGGCAATTACATCTTTAATGCTACTATAAGTAGGTTTTCTTACAGTGTGCGCGGTGAGTGTAGCTATTGACATAACTTTCACAGCTGCTTTTGTAAAATCGATAGTTACAGTATAACAAAACAGTCGAAAATATTTGATTCATTGTCTCTTGAAATTCGGAAAGGATATTTCATAACAATGGAGAATGTGATAGTAATACATATGTAAGGGGTGGCGACATGGCAACTTTTGATGATTTTTTAAAGCTTGATATGAGAGTAGGGACTGTATTAGAGTCGGAGGAGTTTTTAGAGGCGCGAGTTCCAGCGATAAAACTAAAAATCGACTTTGGAGAGGAAATAGGTATTAAACAGTCAAGTGCACAAATTACGAAAAGATATGAGCCTGAAGCACTTATCGGGAGACAAATCGTTGCAGTTGTCAACTTCCCTCCGTTAAGAATAGCAGGCTTTAAATCAGAAGTACTCGTCATGGGGGGAGTTCCAGAAAAAGGGGATGTTATTTTACTAAACGTCGATGAAAGCGTGCCAAACGGT is a window from the Evansella cellulosilytica DSM 2522 genome containing:
- a CDS encoding TasA family protein produces the protein MSIKKKLSMGVLTAALGLALIGGGTFAYFSDTATQTNTFASGTIDLDVDPEVQVAMYNLKPGDWMPRSFELQNNGSLDIKYVDLNTEYSVTDSDGDAVVPGLADEYAKQLIVQFLNNTTGDEDYEVLFEVSLYDLANLTPEDLATKIDVDTVMTHPGIWIPVFGGGFWLKQPQYEDISEEITGIAAGDTADFDVQFRFNDTGERQNDLQGLNLELTWTFEGFQTDGEER
- the rbsK gene encoding ribokinase; this encodes MTEKPLITVIGSLNMDMVTTAKTMPREGETIHGESFKMVPGGKGANQAIAAARLGGHVQFIGMVGDDPFGHHLIKVLKNEGIKRNEVKIVPNTSTGVATILLSENNNRIIVTEGANGYVTKAYLEKLKERILESTIVLIQFEIPLEAIYYTLEICTQNNIQVVINPAPAKQLPTSMWKKATFITPNETELKELFTARAREHLGEKLIVTKGENGVVFKSHGEDIHIPSYPVEVVDTTGAGDTFNGAFVVALTEGKSIKDSVNFANAAAALSIKKFGAQGGVPNRIKLDEFLNRLRP
- the cspD gene encoding cold-shock protein CspD → MTGKVKWFNSEKGFGFIEREGGDDVFVHFSAIQGEGFKTLEEGQEVEFEIVDGDRGPQAANVVKL
- a CDS encoding LPXTG cell wall anchor domain-containing protein; translated protein: MQRKMKIVFVATTGFLVALLFIMSVQYNNRTFADSNPVNITTTPHSVLFEVDNMKPGDWADRQLTIQNRGDVDFTYHMEVEKTSGSDKLYHGLALEVYDGSELLYEGSLGGFTGFEPRYLEALHEEDFLLTVRFPTELGNDYQGLDAEVEFTFIAEEVINGTEDDEDTEQRRIDDASLEKEPQEGDILPTTATNTYNYLLIGIIALIAGIAFFLWSRKKKMKIDS
- the crcB gene encoding fluoride efflux transporter CrcB; translated protein: MNILFVALGGGIGAVCRYFLGVWLKTNTKERFIPTAMLIVNVLGSFGLGLFLNIVYGAIPLLVDAELPFLLIGIGFFGAFTTYSTFSVEAVTLLQKKKWKAFTSYVVLSIGGSIAAFIIAFTII
- a CDS encoding BCCT family transporter, with product MDNNKFEYETKKTNIVFFISAPIVALFVLWGFIAPGHLERVSNDALALTLNNFGWFYMLCTAFFIVFVLFLAISPFGKLRLGKPDERPEYKFYTWLGMLFSAGIGVGFVFWGVAEPALYFLDPHPDYVDAADQYKAAAGLRYAVFHWALHPWAIFSLVALTLAYVQFRKDQPALISSAFQPILGDRIYGPLGKGIDVLAVLATSTGVATTFGLSALQITGGLSHLTGTIPNNPATQLTVIAIVTVLFIFSAATGVNKGIRILSTINLTVAGLLLVFVIIFGPTLFIAESVVSTIGGYIANVTQMSLDLNPFGDGEWLGMYTIFFWAWHISWAPFMGIFIARISRGRTIREFVAGVLIVPSLLAVIWFTAFGGTALDMIMGGNDHIANLVLENVEVALFVTLNELPLGMIMSGLAVILIIIFFITSADSASYVLAALSSEGSLDPKLWVKVVWGFLIASTASVLLVSGGLSGLQTASIVAALPFAIIMVIMIFSLLMMMSRDTRAEQLWTRRKRTRKIKKEVHSEMYDRVKDNMLDDMKEDVYEEIKEEVYEQVKEEVYDDIKEEVYEEFKEKIYDDLREDLSEQLNGELEERMDDSDDKKKE
- the tapA gene encoding amyloid fiber anchoring/assembly protein TapA produces the protein MRSTRSKRYRRRFKKIGMTTQVLVIMYAAVASTSVLSSGTVAYYSNQSSASTTISSAAYWWDGSNLDFIGKNTQNVKACAPIEITVELKNKGFDMTETTVFEVYFAATGNPEQNGDKDGEGTVEKLSAGEITNLTYTAEKDGFYTFKVYQLPGFEDNYDEIQEIWSEKVHVNCNAAKNEVEIEEDDIEIESEQESETNEEEDQKSLQEEKAKKEDELEDTSDNKKEKEENDKEMKEDSDDAEEKIEKEEDKKEKSEEEVKTKDIEKKDESKEKKEGE
- a CDS encoding fluoride efflux transporter FluC; translation: MNKHGLVIIAIFLGGALGTLFRYFINMQVVDLLFPLGTVMENIAGSFLLGALTAYILVKKVNPIIKEGLGVGFCGGFTTMSTLAADTVFLSTESSMISLVIYITLSLFGGITAAYLGMGLSTVMLKKAVKAGDIE
- a CDS encoding spore coat protein; the encoded protein is MNQEVYRSTDSKDKKWNALDPISKHPLCDTQDETQDAANKNKTLQLNEEYILIKDSCDVTVNSTDTKAAVNLQIGLQAAIAVLISISVASSETAEKLTQELLQSSKVKQISRQQTIVENSRNVDVSTTDTQAAVNIQILLQLLLALAVKLDIL
- the sipW gene encoding signal peptidase I SipW — translated: MKYLKVAKKIASGLVTFTLFVSLIAMVFIVISTKASGGEPELFGYQIKTVLSGSMEPEFKTGSIIAVEPGGDMTRFQEGDIITFVERDNILITHRIVDVVHSGEYLMYETKGDANNAPDSSLVLSDNVVAHYTGFTIPYVGYVASFAQSREGSALLLIIPGLILFFYAAYSIWDAISQLEKKNKKKERLDKVDEVEDPI
- a CDS encoding aminoglycoside phosphotransferase family protein, which translates into the protein MDQSFQDIIVGVHGEKGKEWLTHFSTLKKEVEDRFEINIEETFKLSYNFVAKAVHRKTKAPVVVKMGVPNEELTLEMLALQAFNGRGAISLIDKDDSLGAFLLPYIQGEQHGSLTNVEATIAVMKDLPIIEKQIDHFPTVHKLFQAFHKHRVRNGGTSGVIDPVIFHEAERMVDDLLSSEKYRCLLHGDLHGGNIMHDRLQWIMLDPKGVAGEREFEPAQFFLNAPLDLLANSKVMDGWLRKFESTLHLERNRVLAWAFCKGVLSSVWSIESNEQNWQWAIKRAEIIKSYM